A genome region from Oryzias melastigma strain HK-1 linkage group LG12, ASM292280v2, whole genome shotgun sequence includes the following:
- the arhgap24 gene encoding rho GTPase-activating protein 24 isoform X2, translating to MLPQPSADKGAQLSALPMDLNSNPGGDRERMTANHETYLLMASTQNDMEDWVKTIRRVIWAPFGGGIFGQKLEETVRYERRFGNKLAPMLVEQCVDFIRQWGLREEGLFRLPGQANLVKELQDAFDCGEKPSFDGNTDVHTVASLLKLYLRELPEPVIPFYKYEEFLACSKLIGKDDEMGVKQLKTLVEGLPPVNYNLLKYISRFLDEVQSYSGVNKMSVQNLATVFGPNIMRPKIEDPVTIMEGTVLVQQLMAVMIGRHDVLFPLNEDSQTLELVNNNIIELPRRPAATATSTVPSVSQNAENNNTQVVRQCVWEASESPSHRQHVDNSGSPRSSSPRNLASGRFDVARSPPLTVKKNPAFSKGSGIVTNGSFSSSPSSDPTLDKSQTVTGGGNLPVRRTGTFKGSGTKMGTSGVTSGSSPAGNGTGVVRMGISGSDLVGSMNGHSGIWMQNGCVMLRDNAKTRDCPNGHQASNQNRLSTYDNVQLNQQNLQQQNQINSLCLNSCEDKQSVDSATWSTSSCEISLPDNSTSCRSSTTTCPEQDFYGGHYEDLDGHDRPVADSAGSEGLEGGGRNSNREENGTGGSSRDTSSSDNSKFGTAGSHSALHSLVASLKQEMQKQKTEYEARIKSLEQRNLDLETEMVSLHEELDQERKKYTMVEIKLRNAERAKEDAERRNQMLQKEMEQFFSTFSDLTAAGNSATSEPRRPERSNPIWIQ from the exons ATGCTTCCCCAACCTTCAGCTGACAAGGGGGCACAGCTTTCTGCCCTCCCCATGGATCTTAACTCCAACCCAG GGGGAGACAGAGAGCGGATGACGGCCAACCATGAGACGTACCTTCTTATGGCCAGCACCCAGAATGACATGGAGGATTGGGTAAAGACAATCAGGAGAGTCATCTGGGCACCTTTTGGTGGAG gGATCTTTGGTCAGAAGTTGGAGGAGACGGTACGCTATGAACGGCGTTTCGGGAACAAGCTTGCCCCCATGCTGGTGGAGCAGTGTGTGGATTTCATCCGACAGTGGGGTCTTCGGGAAGAGGGCCTGTTCAGGCTGCCAGGACAAGCCAACCTggtgaaggagctgcaggatgCCTTTGACTGTGGAGAGAAACCCTCCTTCGATGG CAACACGGACGTGCACACGGTGGCCTCCCTGCTGAAGCTCTACCTCCGAGAGCTGCCTGAGCCGGTCATTCCCTTCTACAAGTACGAGGAGTTTCTGGCCTGCTCCAAACTTATTGGCAAAGATGATGAAATG GGTGTGAAGCAGTTGAAGACGCTCGTGGAAGGTCTTCCTCCCGTAAATTACAACCTTCTCAAGTACATCTCCAG aTTTTTAGATGAAGTCCAGTCGTACTCAGGAGTGAACAAAATGAGCGTTCAGAACTTGGCTACAGTCTTTGGACCAAACATCATGAGGCCGAAGATTGAGGATCCAGTAACAATTATGGAAG GAACTGTTCTGGTCCAGCAGCTCATGGCTGTGATGATCGGCCGCCATGATGTGCTTTTCCCTCTAAATGAAGACAGCCAAACACTTGAACTCGTCAACAACAACATCATTGAACTCCCTCGGCGACCCGCCGCCACAGCTACCTCCACTGTCCCGTCGGTGTCTCAGAACGCTGAGAACAACAACACTCAGGTGGTGCGGCAGTGCGTTTGGGAAGCTTCTGAATCCCCCTCGCACCGCCAACACGTAGACAACAGCGGCTCCCCGCGATCATCCAGCCCCCGCAACCTCGCCTCCGGACGCTTCGATGTCGCCCGCAGTCCACCGCTGACTGTGAAGAAGAACCCCGCCTTCAGTAAGGGCAGCGGGATTGTCACAAACGGCTCTTTCAGCTCCTCACCTTCGTCAGATCCCACTCTGGATAAGAGCCAGACGGTGACGGGAGGCGGGAACTTACCTGTGCGGCGAACTGGGACCTTTAAAGGCTCGGGTACAAAAATGGGAACCAGTGGTGTAACGAGCGGCAGCAGTCCTGCAGGGAACGGGACTGGTGTTGTACGAATGGGCATTTCGGGGTCTGATCTCGTTGGGAGCATGAACGGTCACAGTGGAATTTGGATGCAAAACGGCTGCGTCATGCTTCGAGACAACGCCAAAACTCGGGACTGTCCTAATGGGCACCAAGCATCCAACCAGAATCGCCTGTCGACGTACGATAACGTGCAGCTTAACCAACAGAACCTGCAGCAACAGAACCAGATAAACAGTTTGTGTCTGAACAGCTGTGAGGACAAGCAGAGTGTGGACAGCGCCACCTGGTCCACTTCCTCCTGTGAAATCTCTCTTCCAGACAATTCCACTTCCTGTcgctcctccaccaccacctgtCCGGAGCAAGACTTCTACGGAGGCCACTACGAAGACTTGGACGGACACGACCGGCCGGTAGCGGACAGCGCCGGCTCTGAAGGACTAGAAGGAGGTGGCAGGAACAGTAACAGAGAAGAGAATGGGACAGGGGGGAGCAGTCGGGACACCAGCAGCAGTGACAACAGTAAGTTTGGAACTGCTGGCAGCCACAGTGCTCTGCACAGTCTAGTGGCCAGCCTGAAACAGGAGATGCAGAAGCAGAAGACGGAGTACGAGGCCAGGATTAAGAG cttggagcagCGAAACCTGGACCTGGAGACGGAGATGGTCAGCCTCCACGAGGAGCTGGATCAGGAGAGGAAGAAGTACACCATGGTGGAGATAAAGCTGCGCAACGCCGAGCGGGCCAAAGAAGACGCAGAGCGGCGGAACCAGATGCTGCAGAAGGAGATGGAACAGTTTTTCTCCACGTTTAGCGACCTGACTGCAGCCGGCAACAGCGCCACATCCGAGCCCCGCCGGCCAGAACGAAGCAACCCAATCTGGATACAGTGA
- the arhgap24 gene encoding rho GTPase-activating protein 24 isoform X4, which yields MTANHETYLLMASTQNDMEDWVKTIRRVIWAPFGGGIFGQKLEETVRYERRFGNKLAPMLVEQCVDFIRQWGLREEGLFRLPGQANLVKELQDAFDCGEKPSFDGNTDVHTVASLLKLYLRELPEPVIPFYKYEEFLACSKLIGKDDEMGVKQLKTLVEGLPPVNYNLLKYISRFLDEVQSYSGVNKMSVQNLATVFGPNIMRPKIEDPVTIMEGTVLVQQLMAVMIGRHDVLFPLNEDSQTLELVNNNIIELPRRPAATATSTVPSVSQNAENNNTQVVRQCVWEASESPSHRQHVDNSGSPRSSSPRNLASGRFDVARSPPLTVKKNPAFSKGSGIVTNGSFSSSPSSDPTLDKSQTVTGGGNLPVRRTGTFKGSGTKMGTSGVTSGSSPAGNGTGVVRMGISGSDLVGSMNGHSGIWMQNGCVMLRDNAKTRDCPNGHQASNQNRLSTYDNVQLNQQNLQQQNQINSLCLNSCEDKQSVDSATWSTSSCEISLPDNSTSCRSSTTTCPEQDFYGGHYEDLDGHDRPVADSAGSEGLEGGGRNSNREENGTGGSSRDTSSSDNSKFGTAGSHSALHSLVASLKQEMQKQKTEYEARIKSLEQRNLDLETEMVSLHEELDQERKKYTMVEIKLRNAERAKEDAERRNQMLQKEMEQFFSTFSDLTAAGNSATSEPRRPERSNPIWIQ from the exons ATGACGGCCAACCATGAGACGTACCTTCTTATGGCCAGCACCCAGAATGACATGGAGGATTGGGTAAAGACAATCAGGAGAGTCATCTGGGCACCTTTTGGTGGAG gGATCTTTGGTCAGAAGTTGGAGGAGACGGTACGCTATGAACGGCGTTTCGGGAACAAGCTTGCCCCCATGCTGGTGGAGCAGTGTGTGGATTTCATCCGACAGTGGGGTCTTCGGGAAGAGGGCCTGTTCAGGCTGCCAGGACAAGCCAACCTggtgaaggagctgcaggatgCCTTTGACTGTGGAGAGAAACCCTCCTTCGATGG CAACACGGACGTGCACACGGTGGCCTCCCTGCTGAAGCTCTACCTCCGAGAGCTGCCTGAGCCGGTCATTCCCTTCTACAAGTACGAGGAGTTTCTGGCCTGCTCCAAACTTATTGGCAAAGATGATGAAATG GGTGTGAAGCAGTTGAAGACGCTCGTGGAAGGTCTTCCTCCCGTAAATTACAACCTTCTCAAGTACATCTCCAG aTTTTTAGATGAAGTCCAGTCGTACTCAGGAGTGAACAAAATGAGCGTTCAGAACTTGGCTACAGTCTTTGGACCAAACATCATGAGGCCGAAGATTGAGGATCCAGTAACAATTATGGAAG GAACTGTTCTGGTCCAGCAGCTCATGGCTGTGATGATCGGCCGCCATGATGTGCTTTTCCCTCTAAATGAAGACAGCCAAACACTTGAACTCGTCAACAACAACATCATTGAACTCCCTCGGCGACCCGCCGCCACAGCTACCTCCACTGTCCCGTCGGTGTCTCAGAACGCTGAGAACAACAACACTCAGGTGGTGCGGCAGTGCGTTTGGGAAGCTTCTGAATCCCCCTCGCACCGCCAACACGTAGACAACAGCGGCTCCCCGCGATCATCCAGCCCCCGCAACCTCGCCTCCGGACGCTTCGATGTCGCCCGCAGTCCACCGCTGACTGTGAAGAAGAACCCCGCCTTCAGTAAGGGCAGCGGGATTGTCACAAACGGCTCTTTCAGCTCCTCACCTTCGTCAGATCCCACTCTGGATAAGAGCCAGACGGTGACGGGAGGCGGGAACTTACCTGTGCGGCGAACTGGGACCTTTAAAGGCTCGGGTACAAAAATGGGAACCAGTGGTGTAACGAGCGGCAGCAGTCCTGCAGGGAACGGGACTGGTGTTGTACGAATGGGCATTTCGGGGTCTGATCTCGTTGGGAGCATGAACGGTCACAGTGGAATTTGGATGCAAAACGGCTGCGTCATGCTTCGAGACAACGCCAAAACTCGGGACTGTCCTAATGGGCACCAAGCATCCAACCAGAATCGCCTGTCGACGTACGATAACGTGCAGCTTAACCAACAGAACCTGCAGCAACAGAACCAGATAAACAGTTTGTGTCTGAACAGCTGTGAGGACAAGCAGAGTGTGGACAGCGCCACCTGGTCCACTTCCTCCTGTGAAATCTCTCTTCCAGACAATTCCACTTCCTGTcgctcctccaccaccacctgtCCGGAGCAAGACTTCTACGGAGGCCACTACGAAGACTTGGACGGACACGACCGGCCGGTAGCGGACAGCGCCGGCTCTGAAGGACTAGAAGGAGGTGGCAGGAACAGTAACAGAGAAGAGAATGGGACAGGGGGGAGCAGTCGGGACACCAGCAGCAGTGACAACAGTAAGTTTGGAACTGCTGGCAGCCACAGTGCTCTGCACAGTCTAGTGGCCAGCCTGAAACAGGAGATGCAGAAGCAGAAGACGGAGTACGAGGCCAGGATTAAGAG cttggagcagCGAAACCTGGACCTGGAGACGGAGATGGTCAGCCTCCACGAGGAGCTGGATCAGGAGAGGAAGAAGTACACCATGGTGGAGATAAAGCTGCGCAACGCCGAGCGGGCCAAAGAAGACGCAGAGCGGCGGAACCAGATGCTGCAGAAGGAGATGGAACAGTTTTTCTCCACGTTTAGCGACCTGACTGCAGCCGGCAACAGCGCCACATCCGAGCCCCGCCGGCCAGAACGAAGCAACCCAATCTGGATACAGTGA
- the arhgap24 gene encoding rho GTPase-activating protein 24 isoform X3 — protein sequence MEVVYHASHTLPQYGLSDLCSSHQGGDRERMTANHETYLLMASTQNDMEDWVKTIRRVIWAPFGGGIFGQKLEETVRYERRFGNKLAPMLVEQCVDFIRQWGLREEGLFRLPGQANLVKELQDAFDCGEKPSFDGNTDVHTVASLLKLYLRELPEPVIPFYKYEEFLACSKLIGKDDEMGVKQLKTLVEGLPPVNYNLLKYISRFLDEVQSYSGVNKMSVQNLATVFGPNIMRPKIEDPVTIMEGTVLVQQLMAVMIGRHDVLFPLNEDSQTLELVNNNIIELPRRPAATATSTVPSVSQNAENNNTQVVRQCVWEASESPSHRQHVDNSGSPRSSSPRNLASGRFDVARSPPLTVKKNPAFSKGSGIVTNGSFSSSPSSDPTLDKSQTVTGGGNLPVRRTGTFKGSGTKMGTSGVTSGSSPAGNGTGVVRMGISGSDLVGSMNGHSGIWMQNGCVMLRDNAKTRDCPNGHQASNQNRLSTYDNVQLNQQNLQQQNQINSLCLNSCEDKQSVDSATWSTSSCEISLPDNSTSCRSSTTTCPEQDFYGGHYEDLDGHDRPVADSAGSEGLEGGGRNSNREENGTGGSSRDTSSSDNSKFGTAGSHSALHSLVASLKQEMQKQKTEYEARIKSLEQRNLDLETEMVSLHEELDQERKKYTMVEIKLRNAERAKEDAERRNQMLQKEMEQFFSTFSDLTAAGNSATSEPRRPERSNPIWIQ from the exons ATGGAGGTGGTTTATCATGCGAGTCACACTTTACCACAGTATGGATTATCTGATTTATGTTCTTCACATCAAG GGGGAGACAGAGAGCGGATGACGGCCAACCATGAGACGTACCTTCTTATGGCCAGCACCCAGAATGACATGGAGGATTGGGTAAAGACAATCAGGAGAGTCATCTGGGCACCTTTTGGTGGAG gGATCTTTGGTCAGAAGTTGGAGGAGACGGTACGCTATGAACGGCGTTTCGGGAACAAGCTTGCCCCCATGCTGGTGGAGCAGTGTGTGGATTTCATCCGACAGTGGGGTCTTCGGGAAGAGGGCCTGTTCAGGCTGCCAGGACAAGCCAACCTggtgaaggagctgcaggatgCCTTTGACTGTGGAGAGAAACCCTCCTTCGATGG CAACACGGACGTGCACACGGTGGCCTCCCTGCTGAAGCTCTACCTCCGAGAGCTGCCTGAGCCGGTCATTCCCTTCTACAAGTACGAGGAGTTTCTGGCCTGCTCCAAACTTATTGGCAAAGATGATGAAATG GGTGTGAAGCAGTTGAAGACGCTCGTGGAAGGTCTTCCTCCCGTAAATTACAACCTTCTCAAGTACATCTCCAG aTTTTTAGATGAAGTCCAGTCGTACTCAGGAGTGAACAAAATGAGCGTTCAGAACTTGGCTACAGTCTTTGGACCAAACATCATGAGGCCGAAGATTGAGGATCCAGTAACAATTATGGAAG GAACTGTTCTGGTCCAGCAGCTCATGGCTGTGATGATCGGCCGCCATGATGTGCTTTTCCCTCTAAATGAAGACAGCCAAACACTTGAACTCGTCAACAACAACATCATTGAACTCCCTCGGCGACCCGCCGCCACAGCTACCTCCACTGTCCCGTCGGTGTCTCAGAACGCTGAGAACAACAACACTCAGGTGGTGCGGCAGTGCGTTTGGGAAGCTTCTGAATCCCCCTCGCACCGCCAACACGTAGACAACAGCGGCTCCCCGCGATCATCCAGCCCCCGCAACCTCGCCTCCGGACGCTTCGATGTCGCCCGCAGTCCACCGCTGACTGTGAAGAAGAACCCCGCCTTCAGTAAGGGCAGCGGGATTGTCACAAACGGCTCTTTCAGCTCCTCACCTTCGTCAGATCCCACTCTGGATAAGAGCCAGACGGTGACGGGAGGCGGGAACTTACCTGTGCGGCGAACTGGGACCTTTAAAGGCTCGGGTACAAAAATGGGAACCAGTGGTGTAACGAGCGGCAGCAGTCCTGCAGGGAACGGGACTGGTGTTGTACGAATGGGCATTTCGGGGTCTGATCTCGTTGGGAGCATGAACGGTCACAGTGGAATTTGGATGCAAAACGGCTGCGTCATGCTTCGAGACAACGCCAAAACTCGGGACTGTCCTAATGGGCACCAAGCATCCAACCAGAATCGCCTGTCGACGTACGATAACGTGCAGCTTAACCAACAGAACCTGCAGCAACAGAACCAGATAAACAGTTTGTGTCTGAACAGCTGTGAGGACAAGCAGAGTGTGGACAGCGCCACCTGGTCCACTTCCTCCTGTGAAATCTCTCTTCCAGACAATTCCACTTCCTGTcgctcctccaccaccacctgtCCGGAGCAAGACTTCTACGGAGGCCACTACGAAGACTTGGACGGACACGACCGGCCGGTAGCGGACAGCGCCGGCTCTGAAGGACTAGAAGGAGGTGGCAGGAACAGTAACAGAGAAGAGAATGGGACAGGGGGGAGCAGTCGGGACACCAGCAGCAGTGACAACAGTAAGTTTGGAACTGCTGGCAGCCACAGTGCTCTGCACAGTCTAGTGGCCAGCCTGAAACAGGAGATGCAGAAGCAGAAGACGGAGTACGAGGCCAGGATTAAGAG cttggagcagCGAAACCTGGACCTGGAGACGGAGATGGTCAGCCTCCACGAGGAGCTGGATCAGGAGAGGAAGAAGTACACCATGGTGGAGATAAAGCTGCGCAACGCCGAGCGGGCCAAAGAAGACGCAGAGCGGCGGAACCAGATGCTGCAGAAGGAGATGGAACAGTTTTTCTCCACGTTTAGCGACCTGACTGCAGCCGGCAACAGCGCCACATCCGAGCCCCGCCGGCCAGAACGAAGCAACCCAATCTGGATACAGTGA